The genomic region CGGGACGGCCACGACGAGCAGTACGACCTCTGCTGGAAGTACGAGAACGCCTCGCTGGTGCTCAACGGCAAGGCGACGGAACTGGTCAAGGACGACTCGACCGGGAAGTGGCATCTCAAGAACGACGACGCCTCCACCGTCACGCACTCCACCGGTGCGGCGAACGGTGACGACGACGGTGAGAACTGGACCGTCACCACGGGCGACGGAACGGCCTACCACTTCGGCGTGAACAAGCTGCTCGGTGCGGGCGACCAGCGTACGAACTCGGTCTGGACGGTGCCGGTCTACGGCGACGACGAGAACGAGCCCGGGTACGACAAGGGGGACGCCTTCGCCGACCGTGCGTCGCAGCAGGCATGGCGCTGGAACCTCGACTACGTCGAGGACACGCACGGGAACGCGATGACGTACTGGTACACCGCGGAGTCCAACAACTACCGCAAGAACAAGGCGGAGACCGCCAACACCGCCTACCAGCGCGGTGGTTATCTCAGCAAGATCCTCTATGGTCAGCGGTCGGAGGACCTGTTCGGCCCGACCTCCCCCTACAAGGTGGACTTCACCTACGCGGAGCGCTGCGAGAGCGACTGCGGCTCGCTCACCGAGGACACGGCGAAGAACTGGCCCGACGTGCCGTTCGACGCCATCTGCGCGGCCGGCGCCTCCAAGGACGACTGCCGGCCGGAAGGCCCCACGTTCTTCACCCGCAAGCGGCTGGTCGGAATCGACAGTTCCGTCCTTGTCGGCACCGCGTACAAGGCTGTCGACTCCTGGGAGTTCACCCAGAAGTACCTCGACGGCGGGGACATCGACGAGGACTCCTCGGACCAGGTGCTGACGCTGCAGAGCATCCGGCGGACCGGCGAGTCCAGTACCAGCGTCGAGCTGGATCCCGTCACTCTCACCTACCGCATGGACCCGAACCGTGTCGCCGGCGGAACACAGCCGGGCGGCGGCAACATCCTCCCTCTCACCCGTCCCCGCCTGCTGTCCGTCACGTCCGAGACCGGTGCGGTCACCACGGTGACGTACAGCGCGCCCGAGTGCGTGCGCGGCACGAGGATGCCCAAGGCCGAGGACGACAACGGCGAATCGTGCTACCCGCTGTACTGGCACGTCAACGGCGCGACCGACGCCACCCTCGACTGGTTCCACAAGTACCGTGTGGTGGCGGTCAGCGAGGGAGACCCCGCAGGACACGGCGAACTCGTCGAGCACTCCTACGCGTACGAGAAGCCCGCGTGGCACTACAACGACAGTCCGTTCGTCGCGTCGGACGAGCGGACCTGGTCCGTCTGGCGCGGCTATCAGAAGGTCACGGAGACGACCGGTGACACCGACGGGACCCAGACCCGGACCGTCACCTCGTACTTCCAGGGCATGAACGGCGATCCGCGCAAGGCCGGCGGAACCCGCAGCGTGACGTTGCCCGGAATGGACGTGGCGGGTCTGGACGTCCCGGACTTCACCGACGCCGAACAGTACGTGGGGTTCACCCGGCAGACGGTCGGCTACGACGGGGACGCACCGGTCTCGGTGTCGGTCACCGACCCCTGGTCGGCCCGCACCGCGGTCCAGCACAAGTCCTTCGCGGACACGGAGGCGTACTACCTGCGGATCGGGAAGGCGACCACCCACACCTATCTGACCGTTCCCAAGACCTGGCGCACCACCAGCACGACGACCACGTACGACTCCTACGGGATGGCGGCGAAGGTCGACAGCGCCGGGGACACCGCCAAGTCCGGGGACGAGACGTGCACCCGCACCTGGTACGCGCGCAACGACACGGCGGGAATCAACGGTCTCACCTCGCGCATCCGTGTGGTGGGACGTACCTGCGCGACCGCCGAGGCGGATCTTTCGCTCCCCACGTCCTCGGCGACCCGCGGTGACGTCCTGGCCGACACCGCCACCGTCTACGACACGCCGAACGCCACCGGCTGGACCGCCGGCCAGGTACCCACCGCGGGCGCGGAGTCGTGGACCGGCCGTGCGACGGGGTACCCGGCCTCGGCCACGGGAGGCGAGCGGGCTCCCTCGGGGTGGCAGCGCCTGACGAAGAAGGAGTTCGACACGCTCGGCCGCCCGGTCAGCCTGACGGACGCTTCGGGAGCGACCACCACTACCGAGTACACGCCCACGGGCGCGGGGGTCCCGACCAAGAACGTCGTCACCGACATCAAGCAGTTCAAGACCACGACCTTCCTGGACGGCATCCGGGGTCTGCCGGTGCGGACCTACGACGCCAACGCGAAGAAGACCGAGCAGACCTACGACGGACTCGGGCGGCTCACCGGCGTCTGGATGCCCGACCGGAGCAAGGACGCCGGCGACCTCGCGACCACTTCGTACGCGTACACCCTGGAGCGGGGCAAGGCGCCGTCGATCGCGAGGTCGGACGTCAAGTCGTCCACCACGGTCAGCACCTCGTACGACATCTACGACTCGCTGCTGAGGCCGCTCCAGAAGCAGACGACGACACCGAACGGCGGGCGCCTGCTGTCGGACACCCGCTACGACTCGCGCGGACTCGTCGAGGAGACCTACACCGACATCTACGACCCCCTGAAGACTCCGGAAGGCACGTACAGCCGCGAAGAGCAGGGGGAGGCACCGAAACAGAACAGCACGGTCTACGACGGGGCCGGGAGAGCGATCAGCAACACCTTCACGGTGTTCGGCGTGGCGAAATGGACGACGAACACCACGTACACCGGCGACTCCACCGCGCAGAGCGCGCAGACGGGCGGACGGGCCACCCGGGAGATCACCGACGCGCTGGGCAGACTCGTCGAGCGCCGCGAATACGCCGGTCCCAGCCCCGTCGACGCCACGTACTCGGGCACTCTCGGGGCGGCGTACACCACCACCCGGTACACCTACACCCGTGACGGGAAGGACGACACGATCACCGGCCCGGACGGCGGGGTGTGGTCGTACGGCTACGACCTGTTCGGTCGCCGGGTCAAGTCCACCGACCCCGACACGGGGACCTCGCTCACCGGATACACCGCCGCCGACCAGACCGACTGGACGAAGGACGCGGCCGGAAAGCAACTGCTCTACGGATACGACGTCCTGGGCCGCACCACCGACCTCTGGTCGGCCGCCCGCACCGAGGAGAACAAGCTGGCCCACTGGGACTTCGACACGGTCGCGAAGGGGAAGCCGACAGGCTCCACGCGCTACGTCGGAGGCGCGGGGGCCACCGGCAAGAGCTACACCCGTTCCGTCGTCAGCTACGACAATCTCTACCGGACGACCAGCTCGCAGCTCTCCCTCTCGGCCTCGGACCCGTTCGTCACGTCGAAATCCGCCGCGGCCACGTACACCTTCGACACGGCCTACAACCCCGACGGCACGGTGGCGTCCACCACGGAACCCGCGGCCGGCGGGCTTCCCGCCGAGACCATCCAGACGAAGTACACCTCGACGGGCCAGCCCACCTCCGTCTACTCCGGCACCTCCGGCTATCTGCAGAGCGCGAGCTACAGCGCGCAGGGGCAGCCCCAACTGCTGAGCCTCGCGGTGTCGTCCGCCACGGGCAGCAAGAAGACCGACCTCAACTTCGACTACGAACAGGGCACCGACCGACTGCTCCGCTCCTACGTCACCACCCCGCAGACTGCGCCCTACAAACCGCAGGACCTCACCTACACGTACGACGACGCCGGCAACGTCCTGAAGATCACCGACGAGCCCAATCCGGACACGGCGATCAAAGGGGAGACCCAGTGCTTCACCCACGACGGCCAGCAGAGACTGAAGGAGGCGTGGTCGCAGACGACGAGTGACTGCACCACCCCGGCCGTCGGCGGCCCGGCGCCCTACCGTGTCGGCTACACCTACGACACCGCCGGCCTGCGGACCGGTGAGACCGGCTACGACGCGGCCGGAACCCCCGCCGCCACCACCTACTGCTACAACGACACGGCGCAACGGCACACCCTGACCACCACCACGGCGGCGGCCGGCACGGAACCCTGCAAGGCGGCCGTGGCCACGTACGACTACGACGACGCGGGCCACACGACCCGTCGCCCGGACGGTTCGGGTACCCAGAGCCTCACCTGGAACGCGGAGGGCAAGCTCGCCACCCTCGTCGAGGGCACTTCGCGGACGGACTACCTGTACGACACGTCCGGCGACCTGATGATCCGTCGCGCCACCGGTGACGGCGAGAGCGTGCTGTACCTCGGGGCCACCGAGATCCACGTCAAGGTCAGCGGCACCACCACCAAGACCTGGGCCACCCGCTCGTACAGCGTGGGCGGCACCACCGTGGCGGTCCGGAGCAGCGAGAGCGGAAGCCAGAAACTCACCTTCCTCGCCGGCGACCAGCACGGCACCTCCAGCATCGCGATCGACGCGACCACCCAGGCCGTCACCAAGCGCTACTCGACACCGTTCGGCGGCGCGCGAGGTACCACCGGCACGACGTGGCCGGACGACAAGAGGTTCCTCGGCAAACCCCAGGACGCCAGTACCGGCCTGACACACGTCGGAGCGCGCGAGTTCGACCCTGCCACCGGGCGCTTCCTCAGCGCGGATCCGCTGCTGGAGACGGACAAACACCAGTCGCTCAACGGGTACGGCTACGCCGAGAACAACCCGGTGACACTGGCTGACCCGACCGGTATGGGCTCGATGGTGTTCTGCGAGATGCCCAACTGCTCACCGGAAGTGATTGCCGCGGACACGTTTTTGTCCACGGGATCCACGGGCCTCGGCGCCAGCAGCGGCACCGGCGCAGGCAACAGCGGCACGAGCAGCAAGGGCACGTCCACCGGGAGCAACACCGGCAGTAGTACCTGCGATGCCTCGTGCCAGGCAACCATCCTGTGGGAGCAGCAGCGCCTGCTCGCGATGCGCCAGGCATACATTGACAAGCTTCGCATGTACTTGTACGGACTGTCCGTCGAGCGCCGTTCGACCGTCCCGATGGTGAACCTGGACGGGTGCAACGACGAATGCCGTGAAGAGTTTCTGCGCCTGCAGATTCGTAACATCCCCGCCACGAGCAAGAAGGACGAGGACGGTGAGAGCCTGTTCGACAAGCTCATCGGAGCGCTGGGGAAGGAGATCGACATGGAGAGGAGGGCACAGTCCAAGCTGCTGGGAGTGGGCTACGAGGAGGCGGCCAAGCTGACTGGTGCGAGTTGCTCCGAGGCCAAGGGCCTGACCACCTGCACCACTGACTTCTCCGTCTTCGGGCAGTCCATTTACGGCAGGGGAGGGACCACGCTCGGAACGACATACGTGACCAGCCGTAATGAGGAGTCCACGCGAGACGCGAAGCTCAGACACGAGCGTGTGCACGTTGACCAGTGGAACGAGCGGGGCTTGCTGTTCGCCTTGGACTACCTGATGGAGGGAGCCGATCCCTGCGAGAATGCCTACGAGGAAGCTGCGGACTGGGCAAACGGGGGATACGTCGAGTGCCTTACTCCGTGACAGCGGGCGTGCGAGGCCGGGCTGTTCGAGTGGTGGCTCCAGCAGTCGCCGCCATGGCCGTGGTGACGGCGTGCACCATTCCGGGCCCGACCCCGCCCATCGCCGGATTCCGTTTGGAGGGCGCGGAGCTGATGATCGTCATGCCCGTCTGTCCGGGGGCGGTGGTTCGCGAGGCGGAGGCAGTCGTCCGGGTCAAGGGTGAGGGCAGGGGGGACGGGTTCAAGACGCTCTGGAAGGCCGTGCGTCCCAAGGTGCCGGAGGCGCGACGAGGTGTCTTCGCGGTAGGGAGCGCACGGGACTTCGCCTCGGAGGTGATGCCGGTGGCCGGAAAGCTCCCGAACGCGTATTACGTGTCGGTCCGGTTCGAAACGGCCGTGCACGGATACTCCGGCCAGGACGGGGAGGTCGACCTCTCACGGTTGCCTTCGGTGACCTTGGGCCCGGACGAGTACATGACTCAGCGGGGCAAGGTGATGACCCGGGCGCAGATCGAGGCCCAACTCCCCTGCGGAAGGGCCTCCGCCACCCCCTCGCCGTAGGCCGTCCGCCTGCGGGACCGGGCCGCCGTCGTCACCCACGACGGTGGCCCGGTCGCGCGTGCGGGGGTCGATGCCGCCGCTCAGTCGGCGGCATCGACGGCGGGGGCCGCCGCCGGTAGCGGGGTCTGCGCGGCGCGCGTCACGTCCGCGACCACCTCCACCATGTCGGGGCCGTACGCCTCGGAGTTGACGACCTTCAGCAGCAGGCAGAAGGTCGAGTCGCGGTAGGTGCGCGCCAACTTCCCGTAGTGCCGCACCAGATGACGGGCGGCGGCCTGGTTGGTGATCGCGCGCTGACCGCAGAGGAGGAACACCGGCCGGGCCTCCCGGCCGATGCTCAGCCGCGCCAGGAGTACGTGTTCCAGGACGCCGTTCTCCACCGGGTAGTACTCCGTGCCGATGCGGAAGGACGCCCGGTCCGGGCCCGGTTCGCGGTCGGTGTTCACCCGCACGCCGGGAAGCAGCGACTGGAGGTGCGCGGCCATGCGCCGGTTGGATCCCGGACCGCCCACGCAGTACTCCGTCCGCTCCCCGAAGCCCTGGCGTGCCGTGTCGTGGGAGAGGATCTGCGCGTGCGCCCCGCACTCCTTGATCATCGCCGACAGTTCCAGCAGGGCGAAGACGTCGTTCCGGTGCACCGCGCCGTCCGTCCCCGGGTCCCGGTTGACGACCAACAGGCATT from Streptomyces sp. NBC_00102 harbors:
- a CDS encoding RHS repeat-associated core domain-containing protein — translated: MLLSAVLAVPVGLTPLAQAAERPGIPGAPKPQRASKVVEMDGAGATASRRRVADSAARNAEDAKTAKAERNGARWPSAARATVDVEKRASAGRTVVGEVPVSLTGREAAGGPARATVTVLDRDATRAAGVRGVLLTAQADDPGAARLGVDYSSFASVLGGGWSSRLQLVQLPACVLTTPEAARCRTAVPLRTANDVPAHELSADLTFTRSVADSADRSAQSPDSVAPLVLAITSSASAESATGGGDYAATPLASSSTWEAGGSSGSFTWTYPIAAPAPAAGPSPSLNLSYDSGGIDGRNASTNNQGTDVGEGFGLTAVSFIERNYGSCDRDGHDEQYDLCWKYENASLVLNGKATELVKDDSTGKWHLKNDDASTVTHSTGAANGDDDGENWTVTTGDGTAYHFGVNKLLGAGDQRTNSVWTVPVYGDDENEPGYDKGDAFADRASQQAWRWNLDYVEDTHGNAMTYWYTAESNNYRKNKAETANTAYQRGGYLSKILYGQRSEDLFGPTSPYKVDFTYAERCESDCGSLTEDTAKNWPDVPFDAICAAGASKDDCRPEGPTFFTRKRLVGIDSSVLVGTAYKAVDSWEFTQKYLDGGDIDEDSSDQVLTLQSIRRTGESSTSVELDPVTLTYRMDPNRVAGGTQPGGGNILPLTRPRLLSVTSETGAVTTVTYSAPECVRGTRMPKAEDDNGESCYPLYWHVNGATDATLDWFHKYRVVAVSEGDPAGHGELVEHSYAYEKPAWHYNDSPFVASDERTWSVWRGYQKVTETTGDTDGTQTRTVTSYFQGMNGDPRKAGGTRSVTLPGMDVAGLDVPDFTDAEQYVGFTRQTVGYDGDAPVSVSVTDPWSARTAVQHKSFADTEAYYLRIGKATTHTYLTVPKTWRTTSTTTTYDSYGMAAKVDSAGDTAKSGDETCTRTWYARNDTAGINGLTSRIRVVGRTCATAEADLSLPTSSATRGDVLADTATVYDTPNATGWTAGQVPTAGAESWTGRATGYPASATGGERAPSGWQRLTKKEFDTLGRPVSLTDASGATTTTEYTPTGAGVPTKNVVTDIKQFKTTTFLDGIRGLPVRTYDANAKKTEQTYDGLGRLTGVWMPDRSKDAGDLATTSYAYTLERGKAPSIARSDVKSSTTVSTSYDIYDSLLRPLQKQTTTPNGGRLLSDTRYDSRGLVEETYTDIYDPLKTPEGTYSREEQGEAPKQNSTVYDGAGRAISNTFTVFGVAKWTTNTTYTGDSTAQSAQTGGRATREITDALGRLVERREYAGPSPVDATYSGTLGAAYTTTRYTYTRDGKDDTITGPDGGVWSYGYDLFGRRVKSTDPDTGTSLTGYTAADQTDWTKDAAGKQLLYGYDVLGRTTDLWSAARTEENKLAHWDFDTVAKGKPTGSTRYVGGAGATGKSYTRSVVSYDNLYRTTSSQLSLSASDPFVTSKSAAATYTFDTAYNPDGTVASTTEPAAGGLPAETIQTKYTSTGQPTSVYSGTSGYLQSASYSAQGQPQLLSLAVSSATGSKKTDLNFDYEQGTDRLLRSYVTTPQTAPYKPQDLTYTYDDAGNVLKITDEPNPDTAIKGETQCFTHDGQQRLKEAWSQTTSDCTTPAVGGPAPYRVGYTYDTAGLRTGETGYDAAGTPAATTYCYNDTAQRHTLTTTTAAAGTEPCKAAVATYDYDDAGHTTRRPDGSGTQSLTWNAEGKLATLVEGTSRTDYLYDTSGDLMIRRATGDGESVLYLGATEIHVKVSGTTTKTWATRSYSVGGTTVAVRSSESGSQKLTFLAGDQHGTSSIAIDATTQAVTKRYSTPFGGARGTTGTTWPDDKRFLGKPQDASTGLTHVGAREFDPATGRFLSADPLLETDKHQSLNGYGYAENNPVTLADPTGMGSMVFCEMPNCSPEVIAADTFLSTGSTGLGASSGTGAGNSGTSSKGTSTGSNTGSSTCDASCQATILWEQQRLLAMRQAYIDKLRMYLYGLSVERRSTVPMVNLDGCNDECREEFLRLQIRNIPATSKKDEDGESLFDKLIGALGKEIDMERRAQSKLLGVGYEEAAKLTGASCSEAKGLTTCTTDFSVFGQSIYGRGGTTLGTTYVTSRNEESTRDAKLRHERVHVDQWNERGLLFALDYLMEGADPCENAYEEAADWANGGYVECLTP